AGCGAAATACGACGGTGACGGTTGGGACATCCTAACAGGTAAGCACCAAGTAACCGAAGCGACGCCAATCGGTGCTGTACTGACGCTTCCTGCTACAGGCTCTGAATCAAACATGGGCGCAGTAATCACTCGTAAAGCGACTCAAGAGAAGCTGGCTTTCCTAAACCCTGCGGTACAGCCTAAGTTTGCAGTTATGGACCCAGATGTAATGAAGTCTCTACCAGAGCGCCAATTGGTGAATGGTCTGGTTGATGCTTGGGTTCACGTCTGTGAGCAATACATCACTATGCCTGCTAACGCGATGGTTCAAGACGGCTACGCAGAAACATTGCTGAAAAACCTTCTTGTACTGGGTAAACAATACGACGAGCGTGACAACGACGCATGGCGTGCAAACCTAATGTGGACAGCTAACCAAGCGCTAAACGGCCTTATTGGTACGGGTGTTCCTCAAGATTGGGCAACGCACATGATTGGTCATGAATTCACTGCATTATGGCATGTCGACCACGCACGTTCTCTAGCTATCGTTCAACCTTCACTACTTCGTAACCAGATTGAAGCGAAGCGCAATAAGCTAGAACAGATGGGTCGTAACGTATTTGGCCTAGAAACTGGCGCAGATTTAGCAGAGCGCACTATCGATGCTATCGAAGCCTTCTACCACAGCCTAGATGTAGCGACTATGTTTGATGGCTACGAGGCGGATAAAGCAACAGCTATCGACAACGTGGTTGCACAACTAGAATCACATGGCTATTTACAACTTGGCGAGAACCAAGCGATTACACTAGAGAAAACTCGCGAGATTCTAGAGTCTGCGATCCATTAACGGTTAAAATTAAAGCAAAGAAATCACGTTTCTAAATAAAATCGCGATAATTTAAAAATTTATGCAGCGAAACTGAACCAAATTCTTTGACCTTGCGTATACCCACAAGCAGCGTCCTCATCCGGCGCTGCTTTTTATTTGCCCTACAAGATGCTATTAAATTCTCATAAGTTCCTAATTTTATGTGCAATCATATTTCTATATTGTTAAGGTAAACCTGTCTCTTTACTAGGTATGAACAACGATTTGAACAATCTTAAGGAAATGGTTAAGTTTAAGTCACTTAACAAGTGGTATGGTGATTTTCATGCCCTAAAAGATATCGATCTAAATATTGAACAGGGAGAGATTGTGGTGATTTGCGGACCATCTGGTTCTGGTAAATCCACTCTTATCCGCTGTATCA
The window above is part of the Vibrio chagasii genome. Proteins encoded here:
- a CDS encoding iron-containing alcohol dehydrogenase, with protein sequence MQFTYVNPTVIHFGQGQINAISQAVDTSKKVLVIYGGGSIKSNGVYDQVVASLKDHAWIEFSGVEANPTKETLDKAVAIVKEENVEFIIAVGGGSVIDGSKYVAAAAKYDGDGWDILTGKHQVTEATPIGAVLTLPATGSESNMGAVITRKATQEKLAFLNPAVQPKFAVMDPDVMKSLPERQLVNGLVDAWVHVCEQYITMPANAMVQDGYAETLLKNLLVLGKQYDERDNDAWRANLMWTANQALNGLIGTGVPQDWATHMIGHEFTALWHVDHARSLAIVQPSLLRNQIEAKRNKLEQMGRNVFGLETGADLAERTIDAIEAFYHSLDVATMFDGYEADKATAIDNVVAQLESHGYLQLGENQAITLEKTREILESAIH